The DNA region CAGTGCAATCGGCGTCGGTATCACGTTCACGATCTTGATGAACCCCGAGACCGGCCTGATCAACGTCGCCCTCGCCAAGATCGGCATCGACGGACCCGGCTGGCTCACCAACCCGAGCCTGGCGATCATCTCCATCGCCCTCGTCGACGTGTGGAAAGGCGTCGGCCTGGCCACCGTGATCTTCATCGCCGGACTCGTCTCCATCCCCGGCGAGTACTACGAGGCCGCCGAGGTCGACGGCGCCGGCAAGCTCGCCGTCATCCGCAACATCATGCTGCCGCTCGCCCGGCCAGCGATCGCCTCCGTCATCACCTTGTCCCTGATCGGCGGACTCCGCTCCTTCGAGCTGATCTGGTCGATGACCAAAGGCGGACCAGGATTCGCCTCCGACGTGATCGCCTCGGTGATCTACAAGCAGTACCAGGCCGGCTTCTACGGCCTGTCCACCGCCGGCAGCGTCGTGCTGTTTCTGCTCGTCACCATCATCATGGTGCCGCTGACTCGCTGGCTCAACCGAGGAGAGGTCTGATGAAAAACCCCCGCGGAGTCGTCGTCG from Microlunatus phosphovorus NM-1 includes:
- a CDS encoding carbohydrate ABC transporter permease gives rise to the protein MANTLSTSKATPLAPAMRGLRKPPRKRQGPYPLWFLLIPGIIYFIFFIVPTLASFYYSFTRWDLFTATWIGIENYQTFFQEQALVIGLRNTLIYAVLTSGLKVVLGFLLALFLTSKIIARGYLRSVIFFPVLVSAIGVGITFTILMNPETGLINVALAKIGIDGPGWLTNPSLAIISIALVDVWKGVGLATVIFIAGLVSIPGEYYEAAEVDGAGKLAVIRNIMLPLARPAIASVITLSLIGGLRSFELIWSMTKGGPGFASDVIASVIYKQYQAGFYGLSTAGSVVLFLLVTIIMVPLTRWLNRGEV